In Gossypium arboreum isolate Shixiya-1 chromosome 5, ASM2569848v2, whole genome shotgun sequence, a single genomic region encodes these proteins:
- the LOC128292654 gene encoding zinc finger BED domain-containing protein RICESLEEPER 2-like: protein MVEKIECKKMLCLDVCTRWNSTYLMLDTAQNFERAFERFEEQDTNFRAELERGEGWPSVDDWDNVKNLRDFLEHFYEVTLRISGTSYVTSNNFFDELSKIDILLLDAQLNNNVDFNVMAIKMKEKYDKYWGDIDKMNSLMFVAYVLDPRKKQKYLEFALSEMSSFEKACEMMQKLNESLYELFDDYKLPLHSTCSQSSVPTHVSFGKPQQKMKRRMQALYKKRELEICGEDKTSELDKYLAEANEEFVEDFDILLWWKVNSPRFLTLSKMTRDVLAIPVSTVALEYAFSTRGRVLDQYRSSLTPKIVQALVCTQDWIRKSSS, encoded by the coding sequence ATGGTAGAAAAGATAGAGTGCAAGAAGATGTTGTGTCTTGATGTTTGTACTAGGTGGAACTCGACCTACTTAATGTTAGACACTGCTCAGAACTTTGAGAGAGCCTTTGAGAGATTTGAGGAGCAAGATACAAACTTTAGGGCTGAACTTGAAAGGGGAGAAGGTTGGCCTAGTGTGGATGATTGGGATAATGTTAAAAACTTGAGGGATTTCTTGGAACACTTTTATGAAGTCACTTTGCGTATATCTGGCACCTCATATGTCACGTCCAATAATTTTTTTGATGAGCTTTCTAAAATTGATATTCTTTTACTAGATGCTCAGTTAAATAATAATGTTGATTTCAATGTTATGGCTATCAAGATGAAAGAGAAGTATGATAAGTATTGGGGtgatattgataagatgaattCACTTATGTTTGTTGCTTATGTTTTAGATCCTAGAAAAAAACAAAAGTATCTTGAATTTGCACTTAGTGAAATGTCTAGTTTTGAAAAAGCTTGTGAAATGATGCAAAAATTGAATGAATCTTTGTATGAATTGTTTGATGATTATAAGCTTCCACTTCATAGTACTTGTAGCCAATCGAGTGTGCCAACACATGTTTCTTTCGGTAAACCACAACAAAAAATGAAAAGGCGAATGCAAGCTTTGTATAAAAAGCGTGAGTTGGAAATTTGCGGTGAGGATAAAACATCTGAGTTGGATAAGTATCTAGCTGAGGCTAATGAGGAATTTGTTgaagattttgatattttattgtgGTGGAAAGTGAACAGCCCTAGATTTCTCACTCTTTCAAAAATGACCAGAGATGTATTAGCTATCCCGGTTTCTACTGTTGCTTTGGAGTATGCATTTAGCACCAGGGGACGTGTGCTTGATCAATATAGGAGTTCTTTAACTCCTAAAATTGTACAAGCTCTTGTGTGTACTCAAGATTGGATTCGAAAATCATCATCATAA